Part of the Geobacter pickeringii genome, CTTAAGGAGCCGCCGGTGCTGGACGGCCGCGCGGGGGTGATCTCCCTGGAGGCGTGTCAGGCCCCGGTCAGCATCAACGGCACCACGGCGCAGCTTCTCACCTACAACGGCATCTTTCCCGGCCCCACCATCACGGTGGCGAGGGGGGATATCCTCCGGATCAATTTTAAGAATTCCCTCCCGATGAACGGCGGTACTAATATCCTTGGCCATCCGCGCTACCACACCAACATTCACACCCACGGTCTCCATGTCTCCCCCCAGGGGTATGCCGACAACGTCATGCGGATGTTCATGCCGGGGGAGTCGGATTATTACGAGTACAACCTGACGAAGCAGCCGGGCGGGACCTTCAACTTCTATCATCCCCATGTGCATGGCGCCGTCTCTGAACAGTACTGGGGCGGCATGGTGGGAGCCCTCATCGTGGCCGATGAGACGAACGTGCTGGCCGGCATCACAACCCATACGTTGATCCTCAAGGATATTACCATCTCCGGCGGCGTCCCCGAGCCGTATACCTCCACGATGGAGTTCATGCACGGCAAGGAGGGAAACACCGTCATGGTGAACGGCCAGGTGAATCCGGTCCTCTCGGTCCGGCCCGGCGAGGTGCGGCGGCTGCGGCTTCTCAACGCCAGCAACGCCCGCTTCTACAACCTCTCCCTCGAAGGGCACGCGCTCCAGGTCATCGGGACCGAAGGGGGGCTCCTCGACCGTCCCTATCCCCTCTCCCGGATCCTCCTTTCGCCGGGCGAACGGCTTGATATCCTCGTGAAGGCATCGGCGACTGCGGGAACCTACCGCCTCCTCTCCCTCCCCTATGCCCGGCAGGGAATGATGTCGTCGCCGACCATCACGCTCCTCACCATGAAGTGCGAGGGCGCCCCGGTGAAGGACACCATCCCCTCCGTCATCAATCCGGGCGCCAGTCGGGTCGTCATGAACACCGCCATGCTCAAGAAGCAGAGCCTCACCCTCAGCATGGGGCAGGGGAGGGGGTACATCAACGGCATCTCGTTCCAGAGCATGACCAGTGCCGCCATGATCCACTCAGAAGTCGGCACATACGAGGTCTGGGAGATCGTCAACAACAGCGGCATGGACCACCCGTTCCACCAGCATGTCAACCCGTGCCAGGTGCTTTCGATTACGGGGGGGGATGCCGGTTACGCCTCGTTCCTCACCACGGCGCCGGCGTGGAAGGACGTGGTCATCATCCCCAAGTGGGGGAAGGTGACGATGCTGGTGCCGGTCATGGATTACGTCGGGGATACCATGTTCCACTGCCACATCATCGAGCACGAGGATATCGGGATGATGGGGGTATGGATGATCATGCCGCCGAAAATGTAATTCTTCGGGGAATTAATGAAATTGATAAAGCGCCTCCCGGCACGACGTCGGGCGGCGCTTTCGTTTTGTTACGGGAGAGGCTGCGTGACGAGTGGCAATCGGCTACATCGGAATGTATTGAGCATTTCCCGCCATTGTGGTACCTTTTCGCGTTACCTATATTCCAATCTATCCCCCGACAGGAGATTTTTTAATGTTCGGAGCCATTGTCAAGAAGATCGTCGGCAGCAAGAACGAGCGCGAGCTGAAGCGCCTCTGGCCGGTCGTCGAGAAGATCAACGGGTTGGAGCCCCAGTTCGCCCGGCTCTCCGATGATGAATTGCGGAATAAGACCTTCGAGTTCAAGGAGCGTTACGCGAAGGGGGAGTCCCTCGATTCGATCCTCCCCGAGGCCTTCGCCGCCTGCCGCGAGGCGGGAAAGCGCGTTCACAACATGCGCCATTTCGACGTGCAGCTCATCGGCGGCATGGTCCTCCACCAGGGAAAGATCGCCGAGATGAAGACCGGTGAGGGGAAGACCCTCGTGGCGACCCTGCCGGCCTACCTCAACGCCCTGACCGGCAAAGGGGTCCACGTCGTTACGGTGAACGACTACCTCGCCAAGCGCGACTCCGAGTGGATGGGGATGATCTACAGCTTCCTCGGCCTCTCGGTGGGGGTCATCGTCCACGGCCTCGACGACGAGGAGCGCCGCGAGGCCTACGCCGCCGACATCACCTACGGCACCAACAACGAGTTCGGCTTCGACTATCTGCGGGACAACATGAAGTTCTCCCTCGACGACTACGTGCAGCGCCCCTTCCATCACGCCATCGTCGACGAGGTGGACTCGATCCTCATCGACGAGGCCCGGACGCCGCTCATCATCTCCGGCCCGACTGAGGAGTCCACCGACAAGTACTACGTCATCGACCGGATCATCCCGAACCTCAAGAAGGGGGAGATGAAGGAGGAGGAGGCCAATACCCTCTCCGGCAAGCGGAAGGTCTACAGCGGCGACTTCACGGTGGACGAGAAGGCCCGCTCCGCCACCCTCACGGAAGAAGGGGTGCTCAAGGTCGAGAAGCTCCTGAAGATCGACAACCTCTACGATCCGCGCAACATGGAGATCCTTCACCACGTGCAGCAGGCCCTGCGGGGCCACGCCCTCTACAAGCGGGACGTGGACTATGTGGTGAAGGAGGGTGAGGTCATCATCGTCGACGAGTTCACCGGTCGCCTCATGCCGGGCCGGCGCTGGTCCGACGGCCTCCACCAGGCGATCGAGGCGAAGGAGGGGGTGGAGATCGAGAACGAGAACCAGACCCTCGCCACCATCACCTTCCAGAACTATTTCCGGATGTACGAGAAGCTCTCGGGGATGACCGGTACGGCCGACACCGAGGCCGAGGAGTTCCACAAGATCTACAAGCTCGACGTCGTGGTCATCCCGACCAACCGGCAGCTGCTCCGCCCCGACTTCCCCGATGTCATCTACAAGACCGAGATGGAGAAGTTCAGCGCGGTCATTGAAGAGATCAAGCAGTGCCATACCACCGGGCAGCCGGTGCTGGTGGGGACCATCTCCATCGAGAAGTCGGAAGTCCTCTCCGAGATGCTCAGGCGGCAGGGGATTCCGCACAACGTCCTGAATGCCAAACAGCATGAAAAGGAAGCGGAGATCGTCGCCCAGGCCGGCCGCATGGGGATGCTGACCATCGCCACCAACATGGCGGGCCGCGGCACCGACATCCTCCTCGGCGGCAATCCCGACAGCCTCGCCAAGCAGTGGCGCCGGGGCAATCCGGAGGCGAGCGACGAGGAGTACGCGGCGGTCCTGGCGAAGTTCAAGGAAGAGTGCGCCAAAGAGCACGACGAGGTGGTGAAGCTCGGCGGTCTCCATATCCTCGGCACCGAGCGCCACGAGTCGCGGCGGATCGACAACCAGCTCCGGGGGCGCTCCGGCCGTCAGGGTGACCCGGGTTCGTCCCGCTTCTACCTCTCGCTCCAGGACGACCTCCTTCGGATCTTCGGCTCCGAGCGGGTCGCGAAGATCATGGATTTCCTCAAGATCGAGGAAGGGG contains:
- the secA gene encoding preprotein translocase subunit SecA, whose protein sequence is MFGAIVKKIVGSKNERELKRLWPVVEKINGLEPQFARLSDDELRNKTFEFKERYAKGESLDSILPEAFAACREAGKRVHNMRHFDVQLIGGMVLHQGKIAEMKTGEGKTLVATLPAYLNALTGKGVHVVTVNDYLAKRDSEWMGMIYSFLGLSVGVIVHGLDDEERREAYAADITYGTNNEFGFDYLRDNMKFSLDDYVQRPFHHAIVDEVDSILIDEARTPLIISGPTEESTDKYYVIDRIIPNLKKGEMKEEEANTLSGKRKVYSGDFTVDEKARSATLTEEGVLKVEKLLKIDNLYDPRNMEILHHVQQALRGHALYKRDVDYVVKEGEVIIVDEFTGRLMPGRRWSDGLHQAIEAKEGVEIENENQTLATITFQNYFRMYEKLSGMTGTADTEAEEFHKIYKLDVVVIPTNRQLLRPDFPDVIYKTEMEKFSAVIEEIKQCHTTGQPVLVGTISIEKSEVLSEMLRRQGIPHNVLNAKQHEKEAEIVAQAGRMGMLTIATNMAGRGTDILLGGNPDSLAKQWRRGNPEASDEEYAAVLAKFKEECAKEHDEVVKLGGLHILGTERHESRRIDNQLRGRSGRQGDPGSSRFYLSLQDDLLRIFGSERVAKIMDFLKIEEGEAITHGMITKAIENAQKKVEAHNFEIRKHLIEYDDVMNKQREVIYTQRREILGGEDIRGNFTQMLDDTIEDIAAAYAIEKVSAHEWDWQAIGEAIYKVFSIQLDVPAETMDRLSPESFRTLLKENVHRLFDEKLQGFGDELMDHLIKVIMLQTIDGQWKDHLLSIDHLKEGIGLRGYGQKDPKQEYKKEAYQLFMDMMARIAEETVEKIFWVQITREEDVEQLEEELPKQQAKKMVFNLGDEPAAIEPVKSRKVAGRNDPCPCGSGKKYKKCCGK
- a CDS encoding multicopper oxidase family protein; this translates as MATRKITRREFIVGAAVGTAGAVTFGSGLARAAMMGGGGMMGSGSGTINPPPGGTLKEPPVLDGRAGVISLEACQAPVSINGTTAQLLTYNGIFPGPTITVARGDILRINFKNSLPMNGGTNILGHPRYHTNIHTHGLHVSPQGYADNVMRMFMPGESDYYEYNLTKQPGGTFNFYHPHVHGAVSEQYWGGMVGALIVADETNVLAGITTHTLILKDITISGGVPEPYTSTMEFMHGKEGNTVMVNGQVNPVLSVRPGEVRRLRLLNASNARFYNLSLEGHALQVIGTEGGLLDRPYPLSRILLSPGERLDILVKASATAGTYRLLSLPYARQGMMSSPTITLLTMKCEGAPVKDTIPSVINPGASRVVMNTAMLKKQSLTLSMGQGRGYINGISFQSMTSAAMIHSEVGTYEVWEIVNNSGMDHPFHQHVNPCQVLSITGGDAGYASFLTTAPAWKDVVIIPKWGKVTMLVPVMDYVGDTMFHCHIIEHEDIGMMGVWMIMPPKM